ACTCATCTGTTCGACCAGTATCGAACGTGTAGTCACTGGACGCGATTCCGCACTAAAACAGATCGAACAACTCATTCAACAGCTTGATGACATTTCACGGCTGACCTCAGAAATTGGCGGTGGCACAGCGCAAGATTGGGCGATGAAGTCCGGGCACCGCTACGATAGCTGGCTGACTGAGAAGGTTGATAAAGCGATGCCTGCCATCACCCGCAATATTGACCGCAGTATCTGGCGCGATTTGATGCTGAAGTCCGGCATGATGGCCTTGATGGATGCTCAGGCCCGTGACCAGTGGCATAAGAACCTGGAGGAGGGCGACCTTCCTGCAATCAGCGAGGCGAATATTCTCAGCACCTTTGAGCAGTTACATCTGAACAAAATGGATGTCTTCGAACGTGGCATCATCAACGTGTTCAAAGGTCTGTCGTGGGATTATAAAACCAATAGTCCCTGTAGCTTTGGTAAAAAGATCATCATCATCGTCAACAATCTGGTTACGCATAACCGCTGGGGATTTAGTCTGAACTGGGGCTGGCGGCGGGATCAACTAGCGGACCTGGAGAGAATGTTGTTTCTGCTCGATGGCAAACCGATACCCGACAACCGTGGCGATGTCACTACACGGTTGATGGATCATATTCGGGACAACCCTTCAAAGGATGTTTACGAAGATGATTTTTTCAGTATCCGTTACTTTCAGAAGGGAACAGCGCACATCACTTTTAAACGGTGCGATCTGACAGAAAAGATGAATGATATCGTGGCGAAGCACTATCCGGGGATGCTGGCAGCGAGATGAAGAGGGCAGGGAGGTAATTCCTTACCTGACCCATTACCTGACCAGATCCGTATAAAACGAAAAAGGAGTCAGATGATTTTTCATCTAACTCCTTGTTTTATTTGGTGGCCCCTGCTGGACTTGAACCAGCGACCAAGCGATTATGAGTCGCGTGCTCTAACCAACTGAGCTAAGGGGCCAGACTTGGGCGCTGATTATACGGTAGTTTTTATCCTGCGGTCTAGAGCTGATAAATTAGATGGCTGTTTTATGCACAAATTTAAGGTTTTTTACGTACATAGCAGGTGATTGTATGCAGATTTTAGCTTGGGGATAGGTTTTTTTCGGCTAAAAAGAAAAACCCCGGCATGCCGGGGTTTTTGTGTGTTTGCTGCTGTCGCTAACGATTAATCGTCCAGGAAGCTGCGCAACACTTCAGAGCGGCTTGGATGGCGCAGTTTACGCAATGCCTTGGCTTCGATCTGACGAATACGCTCACGGGTTACGTCGAACTGTTTGCCCACTTCTTCCAGAGTGTGGTCAGTGTTCATATCGATACCGAAACGCATACGCAGAACTTTCGCTTCACGAGCGGTCAGGCCAGCTAACACATCGTGAGTGGCAGAGCGCAGGCTCTCTGACGTTGCAGAGTCCAGCGGTAGTTCCAGAGTGGTATCTTCAATGAAATCGCCCAGATGTGAATCTTCATCATCACCGATCGGGGTTTCCATTGAGATTGGCTCTTTGGCAATCTTCAGCACTTTACGGATCTTGTCTTCCGGCATTAGCATGCGTTCAGCCAGTTCTTCCGGCGTTGGCTCACGGCCCATCTCTTGCAGCATCTGGCGTGAGATACGGTTGAGTTTGTTAATCGTCTCAATCATATGTACCGGAATACGAATGGTACGCGCCTGGTCCGCGATAGAGCGGGTAATAGCCTGACGAATCCACCACGTTGCGTAAGTTGAGAACTTATAACCACGGCGGTATTCGAACTTATCTACTGCTTTCATCAGACCGATATTGCCTTCCTGAATTAAATCGAGGAATTGCAGACCACGGTTGGTGTATTTTTTCGCAATAGAGATAACCAAACGCAGGTTAGCTTCAACCATTTCTTTCTTGGCACGGCGCGCTTTCGCTTCACCGATAGACATACGGCGGTTGATATCTTTCACTTGCTCAATTGTCAGACCGGTTTCTTCTTCGATCTGGCGCAGTTTCTGCAAGCTACGTTGAACATCATCCGAGACATCTTTCAGTTTTTCAGACCATGGTTTACCCATCGCAATGGCTGCTGCAAACCAAGTGTCGCTGGTTTCATTGCTGGCAAACAGAGTAACGAAGTTTTTCTTCGGCATTTTGCACTGCTCAACACACAGCTTCATGATGATACGTTCTTGAGTACGAACGCGATCCATCATGGTACGCATGTTGTTGACCAGATAGTCGAATTGCTTCGGTACCAGGCGGAACTGTTTGAACACTTCAGACAACTTCAGAATTTCAGCAGCAGCATTGGCGTGGCTACGACCATTTTTCTTGATTTCCATGCGTGCGTTTTCGTACTGCTCACGCAAATCGCTGAATTTCTGGCGTGCCAGCTCTGGATCGATGCTGTTGTCGTCTTCTTCTTCGTCTTCGTCTTCATCTTCGTCGTCGTCATCATCCATCTCTGCGGTGGATAATTCAGAACCAACGTGAGTCGCCGTCGGCGCAATATCTTCTTCGGCGTTTGGATCAACAAAGCCGTTGATCAGGTCAGATAAACGGGCTTCACCCGCTTCAACGCGATCATATTGTTCTAACAGATAAGTAATCGCTTCAGGGTATTCAGCAACTGAACACTGAACCTGA
The sequence above is drawn from the Yersinia intermedia genome and encodes:
- a CDS encoding DUF4942 domain-containing protein, whose amino-acid sequence is MQTEPDVLTEHNELICSTSIERVVTGRDSALKQIEQLIQQLDDISRLTSEIGGGTAQDWAMKSGHRYDSWLTEKVDKAMPAITRNIDRSIWRDLMLKSGMMALMDAQARDQWHKNLEEGDLPAISEANILSTFEQLHLNKMDVFERGIINVFKGLSWDYKTNSPCSFGKKIIIIVNNLVTHNRWGFSLNWGWRRDQLADLERMLFLLDGKPIPDNRGDVTTRLMDHIRDNPSKDVYEDDFFSIRYFQKGTAHITFKRCDLTEKMNDIVAKHYPGMLAAR
- the rpoD gene encoding RNA polymerase sigma factor RpoD, giving the protein MEQNPQSQLKLLVTRGKEQGYLTYAEVNDHLPEDIVDSDQIEDIIQMINDMGIQVLEEAPDADDLMLAENTTDTDDDAAEAAAQVLSSVESEIGRTTDPVRMYMREMGTVELLTREGEIDIAKRIEDGINQVQCSVAEYPEAITYLLEQYDRVEAGEARLSDLINGFVDPNAEEDIAPTATHVGSELSTAEMDDDDDEDEDEDEEEDDNSIDPELARQKFSDLREQYENARMEIKKNGRSHANAAAEILKLSEVFKQFRLVPKQFDYLVNNMRTMMDRVRTQERIIMKLCVEQCKMPKKNFVTLFASNETSDTWFAAAIAMGKPWSEKLKDVSDDVQRSLQKLRQIEEETGLTIEQVKDINRRMSIGEAKARRAKKEMVEANLRLVISIAKKYTNRGLQFLDLIQEGNIGLMKAVDKFEYRRGYKFSTYATWWIRQAITRSIADQARTIRIPVHMIETINKLNRISRQMLQEMGREPTPEELAERMLMPEDKIRKVLKIAKEPISMETPIGDDEDSHLGDFIEDTTLELPLDSATSESLRSATHDVLAGLTAREAKVLRMRFGIDMNTDHTLEEVGKQFDVTRERIRQIEAKALRKLRHPSRSEVLRSFLDD